Proteins encoded within one genomic window of Vanrija pseudolonga chromosome 3, complete sequence:
- the SPAC26H5.05 gene encoding Ankyrin and IPT/TIG repeat-containing protein — protein sequence MDSSSTSSPFSTRSTIPSSPENAGGDSTAPAKSSVPAAFPASSGHLMQGMQAILNNLTGAAPFSQLASSDFFSTTNNNNNNNNNNEAKPKIDVKQATSLFAQTQAQASARPSTSAAPSVTGSGQGGSRTEPPKRMYEVDGLALVSPPLEEIASAFPNSNNTLLLQGDPQHIHKQRVETAIRVIIDILRMVPRSPSQPPVPASIKPLLPQDATGNVLAVFERLATFRGLRLQAGTTTKTSSKKQLQAGQIPAHQVAYVETAVYTSTENPKRVYACKRCRNREERRRQNKDAARKKQVASDSDTSASPVPRPSLQPPSEDYITGENAHQYDPHRVSQVVEEPPWDPTVPDWRHEIVLFNSPPEVAVKEGSCFWLPFRVICYCKCHGEKNGFHIKFTLRTLEGNIIASAMTHPIKITDDHKTDAKSKPRGGVERMTSATPSVQAPPRVRKGRMSTASSQRQSPTPSESEMSVTSEVGAVVQKQTPQVRQGKPYERPPSQSPAVQPTSLPFDFLQEQNQRPRLSRQQSTSSYTSQADITNWTPDALAQTTVSPDALRRPNFASMAALANNGLGGSLSNQSSVAPSPAQQFGGLGQNGLGGSSLNGLNGGNQANGLQNGLVNGLHQNNLSGSFSSDMFTNGAMSLSPPGGLDLSTLNLFNNGNNVNRSASGNQNGSQDVDMTNDVASQLENMLFGTSTSSQAASVASSFRDDASQFSAFQAGSLFSDSGLPPDNTLDDMIDYSGGESNAAISPMQHLNLSPSVPMGGIDLGLNQSPFGQSNGLPQISPNADADAHTRALLALLAQHQTQPRPPPQPVPVVSHVIPGEGDMAGGAPIAIAGRLFTPETVIVFGGRPAVTAFVSDSFLQCTLPPAPSPGDVEVTVQGHMKDPTVPTMMFKYTGTDKEMMRLMLQVRQLHQNSDPAMRLVDHITRSQNNSDFSDRSSMSPAGIQSPFDADMRPGSNMLDVAPPAENVEEDDLQTTLIDVINSMDEDAPGSLRRSGAVNDVNKSQQTLLHLATVMGFHRLLRRLIAVGAHLNVQDVNGFTPLAHAALCSQTICARILLEAGASYDLPTVFGEMPLDLAKSDEHSEVEALLLSAVWSTKVDTANDAESSVSLETGSEIDDDNPSSDSDHDSVSKASRILRRRPSRRSRGKQRVSPPGHSQSTSPKRGRRASLVATPPLPGSLSPVPRDDPPPYAPPDSASWMSRTLSNISHPIQDTVWQSLPKGLPTLWSAGEKTSSGSHGWVAFPAPSWDTLQKMTSPEEVKLFTQAMAAAALNAVVQSGATAGPMDSSPRASSKRQARRRHSNAGSSPSSRSRELGQVTKPKQVKHDRMLYLFWLPVLLFVGFWLLVTAVPIATGFCLLYARQISRAIKQRL from the exons ATGGACTCGTCTTCCACATCGTCACCGTTTTCTACCCGCTCAACCATACCTTCGTCACCCGAAAACGCTGGCGGCGACAGTACCGCACCTGCAAAGTCGTCGGTCCCCGCTGCCTTTCCTGCGAGCTCGGGCCACCTCATGCAGGGCATGCAGGCCATCCTCAACAACCTTACCGGAGC TGCGCCATTCTCCCAACTCGCAAGCTCAGACTTCTTCTCCAcgaccaacaacaacaacaacaacaacaacaataatGAAGCCAAGCCCAAGATCGATGTAAAGCAGGCGACGTCGCTCTTCGCGCAGACCCAGGCGCaagcctcggcgcgcccttCCACATCGGCAGCTCCCAGCGTCACTGGTTCTGGGCAGGGAGGATCGCGCACCGAACCACCAAAGCGCATGTACGAGGTCGAtggcctcgctctcgtctCGCCTCCACTCGAGGAGATTGCTTCGGCGTTCCCAAA TAGCAATAACACGTTGCTGTTGCAAGGAGATCCTCAACACATTCAcaagcagcgcgtcgagacAGCCATTCGAGTTATCATCGACATTCTCCGCATGGTCCCCAGATCACCATCACAGCCTCCAGTGCCCGCATCAATAAAGCCATTGCTGCCTCAAGACGCGACTGgcaacgtcctcgccgtctttGAGCGATTGGCCACCTTTCGCGGACTCCGTCTCCAGGCCGGCACGACCACAAAGACGAGCTCCAAGAAGCAGCTGCAGGCCGGCCAGATCCCTGCCCACCAGGTGGCCTACGTCGAAACGGCAGTGTACACGAGCACTGAAAACCCAAAGAGAGTGTATGCGTGCAAGCGCTGTCGCAATCGTGAGGAGCGAAGGCGACAAAACAAGGACGCAGCGAGGAAGAAGCAGGTCGCTTCCGACTCTGACACGTCGGCGAGCCCCGTGCCCCGTCCGTCCCTCCAACCACCGTCCGAGGACTACATCACGGGCGAGAATGCTCACCAGTACGACCCTCATCGAGTGAGCCAGGTTGTCGAGGAGCCTCCTTGGGATCCGACAGTCCCCGATTGGCGCCATGAGATTGTCTTGTTCAATTCGCCACCCGAAGTCGCAGTCAAGGAGGGCAGCTGCTTCTGGCTTCCATTCCGTGTCATCTGCTACTGCAAGTGTCATGGCGAGAAGAACGGCTTCCACATTAAGTTCACCTTGAGAACCTTGGAAGGTAACATTATTGCAAGCGCAATGACGCACCCCATCAAGATCACGGATGATCACAAGACGGACGCCAAGTCCAAGCCCAGGGGAGGGGTCGAGCGCATGACATCGGCTACCCCGTCCGTCCAAGCACCTCCCCGCGTCCGCAAGGGTCGTATGAGCACGGCTTCATCTCAACGCCAATCACCCACTCCCTCTGAAAGCGAGATGAGTGTCACGTCCGAGGtgggcgccgtcgtccagaAGCAAACGCCGCAGGTGCGGCAGGGCAAACCCTACGAGCGTCCACCATCACAATCGCCCGCCGTCCAACCCACGAGCCTCCCCTTCGACTTCCTCCAGGAGCAGAACCAGCGGCCACGTCTCTCTCGACAGcagtcgacctcgtcgtacACCTCCCAGGCAGACATTACCAACTGGACGCCGGATGCGCTCGCGCAGACAACGGTTAGCCCCGACGCCCTTCGCCGACCCAACTTTGCGTCCATGGCGGCTCTGGCGAACAACGGCCTGGGCGGCTCACTGTCCAACCAGTCTTCTGTCGCACCGAGCCCAGCGCAGCAGTTTGGTGGCCTCGGTCAGAACGGCCTGGGTGGCTCCAGCCTCAACGGCCTGAATGGCGGTAACCAAGCGAATGGCCTGCAGAACGGTCTCGTCAATGGCCTCCACCAGAACAACCTCAGCGGCAGCTTCTCGAGCGACATGTTCACCAATGGCGCCATGAGTCTGTCGCCGCCAGGTGGCCTTGACCTGTCCACGCTCAACCTCTTCAACAACGGCAATAACGTTAACCGGTCGGCTTCGGGTAACCAGAACGGCTCGCAGGATGTCGACATGACCAACGACGTTGCTTCGCAGCTTGAGAATATGCTTTTCGGCACAAGCACCTCGAGCCAAGCTGCGTCTGTGGCATCCAGCTTCCGCGACGATGCTTCCCAATTCTCTGCGTTCCAAGCCGGCAGCCTGTTTAGCGACAGCGGCTTGCCTCCCGACAACACGCTTGACGACATGATCGACTATTCTGGCGGCGAAAGCAACGCAGCAATCAGCCCCATGCAGCACCTCAACCTCTCGCCCTCAGTTCCCATGGGAGGTATCGACCTCGGCTTGAACCAGTCGCCGTTTGGGCAGTCCAACGGCTTGCCTCAGATCTCGCCCAatgccgatgccgatgcgcacacacgcgcccttctcgccctcctcgcccagcacCAGACGCagcctcgcccgcccccacAGCCAGTGCCTGTCGTCTCGCACGTCATTcctggcgagggcgacatggcgggcggcgcgcccaTTGCTATTGCAGGCCGTCTCTTCACACCAGAGACGGTCATTGTCTTTGGTGGTCGCCCAGCTGTTACCGCTTTCGTGTCCGACTCGTTCCTGCAGTGCACTCTTCCCCCTGCGCCTTCGCCGGGTGATGTCGAGGTGACTGTCCAGGGTCACATGAAGGACCCGACTGTTCCGACAATGATGTTCAAGTACACGGGCACCGACAAGGAGATGATGCGTCTCATGCTTCAAGTTCGCCAGCTTCACCAGAACAGCGATCCGGCGATGCGTCTCGTCGACCACATTACCCGGTCTCAGAACAACAGCGACTTTAGTGACCGCTCGAGCATGAGCCCGGCAGGCATCCAGTCCCCGTTTGACGCCGACATGCGTCCTGGCTCGAATATGCTTGATGTCGCCCCACCGGCCGAGAacgtcgaggaagacgacctTCAGACTACTCTGATCGACGTCATCAATTccatggacgaggacgcgccggGCTCCCTCCGTCGTTCGGGTGCGGTCAACGACGTCAACAAGTCGCAGCAGACTCTACTGCATCTTGCCACCGTCATGGGCTTCCACCGCCTGTTGCGTCGTCTCATCGCTGTGGGCGCGCACCTGAACGTTCAGGACGTCAATGGCTTTACGCCCCTCGCCCATGCCGCCCTGTGCAGCCAGACCATCTGCGCGCGGATTCTCCTCGAAGCCGGTGCGTCATACGATCTGCCGACCGTCTTTGGTGAGATGCCCCTCGACCTGGCCAAGAGCGACGAGCATTCCGAGGTGGAGGCCTTGCTGCTTTCGGCCGTCTGGTCCACCAAGGTCGACACTGCCAACGATGCCGAGTCGTCTGTGTCCCTGGAGACTGGCAGcgagatcgacgacgacaacccgAGCTCAGACTCGGACCACGATAGCGTGTCGAAGGCGTCCCGTATtctgcgccgtcgccccagcCGTCGCTCCCGGGGCAAGCAGCGCGTGTCACCTCCTGGCCACTCGcagtcgacgagcccgaagcgcggccgtcgtgcgTCGCTCGTTGCCactcctcccctccctggctcgctctcgcccgtCCCTCGCGACGACCCGCCTCCGTACGCGCCTCCCGACTCGGCGTCTTGGATGTCGCGCACCTTGTCCAACATCTCTCACCCGATCCAGGACACTGTCTGGCAGAGTTTGCCCAAGGGTCTTCCGACCTTGTGGAGCGCCGGCGAGAAGACGTCGTCGGGCTCTCACGGCTGGGTGGCGttccccgcgccgtcgtgggACACGCTGCAGAAGATGACGAGCCCCGAGGAGGTCAAGCTGTTCACCCAGGCCATGGCTGCCGCGGCGTTGAACGCTGTGGTGCAGTCTGGTGCCACGGCTGGACCTATGGACAGCTCGCCCCGTGCCTCGAGCAAGAggcaggcgcgccgccgtcactcGAATGCCGGAagctcgccttcctcgcgctcgcgtgAGCTCGGCCAGGTTACCAAGCCCAAGCAGGTTAAGC ACGACCGCATGCTTTACCTCTTCTGGCTCCCGGTCTTGCTCTTTGTTGGCTTCTGGCTCCTGGTCACTGCGGTCCCCATCGCGACGGGCTTCTGTCTGCTCTACGCTCGCCAGATCAGCCGCGCCATCAAGCAGCGCCTTTGA
- the Art4_1 gene encoding Histone-arginine methyltransferase CARMER gives MAPTDQQDAPDGDKDKKKGSMDNDYYFHFYASLQNQANMIGDVSRTATYRKAVLGNAAVAIKDKTVLDLGAGSGILSYMSAQAGAAQVIALEASSMADKIQIIVDQANRGEANPHLRDKIRIVRGMVEDKKVQADVLSTGKVDTIVSEPIGVMLLHERMVESFLLARDLFLKPGGTILPGKGHIFFCPFSDEGLYNETEQKAQFFNQTLFGTDFSALYTEARNEAFSQPVVGIFPPTTLMAAPCPPTTFDFYRCAINDLLDFTVDIDFVATRTAIMHGLASWFDLDFEPAANEQQAEDTEEDLVEAEAWNFSVSNTAWPWLSADPPLNPGPTPEPPRKGLKVTLSTGPNATRTHWQQSRLLLPEPLAVNRGERVVGTIRFKVNDSRSYDLTLDLRVHRPGGPTVEPDPLRRKTTYNLSQQTFNYSYTGETAVPGVA, from the exons CCTCGCTGCAAAATCA GGCGAACATGATCGGGGATGTGAGCCGTACCGCGACGTACCGCAAGGCCGTGCTCGgcaacgccgccgtcgcgatcAAGGACAAGACGGTGCTGGATCTCGGCGCGG GCTCGGGCATCCTGTCGTACATgtcggcgcaggcgggcgcggcgcaggtcaTTGCGCTCGAGGCGTCCTCGATGGCGGACAAGATCCAGATT ATTGTCGACCAGGCGAACCGCGGCGAAGCCAACCCCCACCTCCGGGACAAGATCCGCATCGTGCGCGGCATggtcgaggacaagaaggtgCAGGCGGACGTGTTGTCCACAGGCAAGGTTGACACGATCGTGTCTGAGCCTATCGGCGTCATGCTGCTCCACGAGCGCATGGTCGAGTCGTTCTTACTCGCCCGCGACCTGTTCCTCAAGCCCGGGGGCACGATCCTCCCCGGTAAAGGACACATCTTCTTCTGCCCCTTTTCCGACGAGGGGCTGTACAATGAGACGGAACAGAAG GCGCAATTCTTCAACCAGACGCTGTTCGGCACCGACTTCTCGGCGCTGTACACCGAGGCGCGCAACGAGGCCTTCTCGCAGCCCGTGGTGGGCATCTTCCCGCCCACGACGCTGatggccgcgccgtgcccgccgacaACGTTTGACTTTTATCGGTGCGCAATcaacgacctgctcgacttTACCGTCGACATTGACTTTGTCGCCACGCGCACGGCCATCATGCACGGCCTCGCGTCGTGGTTCGACCTCGACTTTgagcccgccgccaacgagcagcaggccgaggacacggaggaggacctcgtcgaAGCCGAGGCGTGGAACTTTTCCGTCTCCAACACGGCGTGGCCGTGGCTCTCTGCCGACCCGCCCCTCAACCCCGGGCCGacacccgagccgccgcgcaaGGGACTCAAGGTGACGCTGTCGACTGGCCCGAATG CGACACGGACGCACTGGCA ACAATCCCGCCTTCTCCTTCCCGAACCGCTCGCGGTAAACCGCGGCGAAAGAGTAGTTGGCACGATCCGGTTCAAGGTCAACGACTCACGCTCGTACGACCTGACCCTCGACCTCCGCGTACATCGTCCCGGAGGGCCCACGGTCGAGCCCGACCCTCTGAGGCGCAAGACAACGTACAACCTGTCGCAGCAGACGTTCAA CTACTCGTACACTGGTGAAACGGCTGTCCCAGGTGTGGCATA A
- the Art4_1 gene encoding Histone-arginine methyltransferase CARMER, with the protein MAPTDQQDAPDGDKDKKKGSMDNDYYFHFYASLQNQANMIGDVSRTATYRKAVLGNAAVAIKDKTVLDLGAGSGILSYMSAQAGAAQVIALEASSMADKIQIIVDQANRGEANPHLRDKIRIVRGMVEDKKVQADVLSTGKVDTIVSEPIGVMLLHERMVESFLLARDLFLKPGGTILPGKGHIFFCPFSDEGLYNETEQKAQFFNQTLFGTDFSALYTEARNEAFSQPVVGIFPPTTLMAAPCPPTTFDFYRCAINDLLDFTVDIDFVATRTAIMHGLASWFDLDFEPAANEQQAEDTEEDLVEAEAWNFSVSNTAWPWLSADPPLNPGPTPEPPRKGLKVTLSTGPNATRTHWQQSRLLLPEPLAVNRGERVVGTIRFKVNDSRSYDLTLDLRVHRPGGPTVEPDPLRRKTTYNLSQQTFNYSYTGETAVPGVA; encoded by the exons CCTCGCTGCAAAATCA GGCGAACATGATCGGGGATGTGAGCCGTACCGCGACGTACCGCAAGGCCGTGCTCGgcaacgccgccgtcgcgatcAAGGACAAGACGGTGCTGGATCTCGGCGCGG GCTCGGGCATCCTGTCGTACATgtcggcgcaggcgggcgcggcgcaggtcaTTGCGCTCGAGGCGTCCTCGATGGCGGACAAGATCCAGATT ATTGTCGACCAGGCGAACCGCGGCGAAGCCAACCCCCACCTCCGGGACAAGATCCGCATCGTGCGCGGCATggtcgaggacaagaaggtgCAGGCGGACGTGTTGTCCACAGGCAAGGTTGACACGATCGTGTCTGAGCCTATCGGCGTCATGCTGCTCCACGAGCGCATGGTCGAGTCGTTCTTACTCGCCCGCGACCTGTTCCTCAAGCCCGGGGGCACGATCCTCCCCGGTAAAGGACACATCTTCTTCTGCCCCTTTTCCGACGAGGGGCTGTACAATGAGACGGAACAGAAG GCGCAATTCTTCAACCAGACGCTGTTCGGCACCGACTTCTCGGCGCTGTACACCGAGGCGCGCAACGAGGCCTTCTCGCAGCCCGTGGTGGGCATCTTCCCGCCCACGACGCTGatggccgcgccgtgcccgccgacaACGTTTGACTTTTATCGGTGCGCAATcaacgacctgctcgacttTACCGTCGACATTGACTTTGTCGCCACGCGCACGGCCATCATGCACGGCCTCGCGTCGTGGTTCGACCTCGACTTTgagcccgccgccaacgagcagcaggccgaggacacggaggaggacctcgtcgaAGCCGAGGCGTGGAACTTTTCCGTCTCCAACACGGCGTGGCCGTGGCTCTCTGCCGACCCGCCCCTCAACCCCGGGCCGacacccgagccgccgcgcaaGGGACTCAAGGTGACGCTGTCGACTGGCCCGAATG CGACACGGACGCACTGGCA ACAATCCCGCCTTCTCCTTCCCGAACCGCTCGCGGTAAACCGCGGCGAAAGAGTAGTTGGCACGATCCGGTTCAAGGTCAACGACTCACGCTCGTACGACCTGACCCTCGACCTCCGCGTACATCGTCCCGGAGGGCCCACGGTCGAGCCCGACCCTCTGAGGCGCAAGACAACGTACAACCTGTCGCAGCAGACGTTCAA CTACTCGTACACTGGTGAAACGGCTGTCCCAGGTGTGGCATAG